One stretch of Danio rerio strain Tuebingen ecotype United States chromosome 6, GRCz12tu, whole genome shotgun sequence DNA includes these proteins:
- the LOC101886547 gene encoding proteinase-activated receptor 2, whose translation MSNVSDVNSSIPEVAQRLLWYQFEACAEAPHWFLLYYGVKVLNLVAGVPLNALVMWQILRKKSEGSTSDIFIFNLSVLDAYFGLMTPVDLANRLYFNDDHIWYSVRFAYGLKDTTPLFLTCICLDRYVAVVHPILFTGTRDTGIRIGISMGVWGLILAYSLTKCILGVMSVNEVFSGLILSAFSIMVFCNLSIIWVLRKSVAGKEVMNPVKRKAFKMVMTVLAIIIVNYLPPVALMPFASTYSFITFRCKISLAVFSIMDLSCTVEPLLYISKMDQSAFCSCLKSPSKKPINVSV comes from the coding sequence ATGTCGAACGTCTCCGATGTGAACTCCAGCATCCCCGAAGTGGCGCAGCGCCTGCTGTGGTACCAGTTTGAGGCGTGCGCGGAGGCTCCTCACTGGTTTCTGCTGTACTACGGTGTGAAAGTGTTGAATCTGGTGGCCGGAGTTCCCCTGAACGCTCTGGTGATGTGGCAGATCCTGAGGAAGAAGAGCGAGGGGTCCACATCTGACATCTTCATCTTCAACCTCTCCGTCCTGGATGCTTATTTCGGGCTGATGACGCCGGTGGATCTGGCCAATCGGCTCTACTTTAATGATGATCATATCTGGTACTCGGTGAGGTTTGCGTACGGTCTGAAGGACACGACTCCGCTGTTCCTCACCTGTATTTGTCTGGACAGGTATGTAGCTGTGGTCCATCCCATCCTGTTCACCGGCACGCGGGACACGGGCATCCGCATCGGCATCTCCATGGGGGTGTGGGGACTCATCCTGGCCTACTCTCTCACCAAATGCATTCTGGGAGTGATGAGTGTGAACGAGGTGTTCAGCGGCCTCATCCTCTCCGCCTTCTCCATCATGGTGTTCTGCAACCTGTCCATCATCTGGGTCCTCAGGAAAAGCGTGGCCGGGAAGGAGGTCATGAATCCGGTCAAGAGGAAGGCCTTTAAGATGGTGATGACGGTGCTGGCCATCATCATAGTGAACTATCTGCCTCCAGTGGCTCTAATGCCGTTTGCGTCTACATATTCGTTCATCACGTTTCGCTGTAAGATCAGTCTGGCCGTGTTCTCCATCATGGACCTGAGCTGCACTGTTGAGCCTCTGCTCTACATCTCCAAGATGGATCAATCCGCCTTCTGCTCCTGCTTAAAGAGTCCCTCAAAGAAACCCATCAATGTGAGCGTCTGA
- the LOC557729 gene encoding uncharacterized protein, whose amino-acid sequence MRRWALSGSAVSLILNALLGRMSWALQEPLVIWESADLLAYLHPSPWTPGVAVLTCKSPCAGGLFHLPEDLFLRLLLGARSVSRRLCAGLSVQRCALVHTPQKHGNTQLLIVPLHGLSADWRPHLAADEEFNEFDPGYISSKSGPRWTDDDLEAVKNRICKPSAQQNYTFLGDPSDDGLFPRIIRGEAQQWRVWEDDEHVAFLTPFPNSPGLTVLVPRRPLSSDVLSLQVEEYKQMVLATREVSCLLEAGLGAWGVGLIFEGFEIDYAHAKLIPLVCADDGAQMSPCSSPPELFQKYPGFVTSLSGPAASRGSLKEIHDRITHTASVDCND is encoded by the exons ATGCGGCGCTGGGCTCTGAGTGGATCTGCAGTTTCTCTGATCCTGAACGCTTTACTAGGAAG GATGTCGTGGGCTCTCCAGGAGCCGCTGGTGATCTGGGAGTCTGCAGATCTGCTGGCGTACCTGCACCCGTCTCCATGGACACCAGGGGTCGCTGTGCTCACCTGTAAGAGCCCCTGCGCCGGCGGCCTCTTCCACCTGCCTGAGGACCTGTTCCTGCGTCTGCTGCTGGGGGCCAGATCAGTGTCCCGCCGGCTGTGTGCGGGTCTGTCGGTGCAGCGCTGCGCTCTGGTGCACACACCGCAGAAACATGGCAACACACAGCTGCTGATCGTCCCTCTGCACGGCCTGAGCGCAGACTGGAGACCTCACCTGGCTGCAGATGAAGAGTTTAATGAGTTTGACCCCGGGTACATCAGCTCTAAGAGCGGCCCGCGCTGGACTGATGATGATTTGGAGGCGGTGAAGAACCGGATATGCAAACCGAGCGCCCAGCAGAACTACACATTCCTAGGCGATCCGTCTGACGACGGGCTGTTCCCGCGTATAATCCGCGGAGAAGCGCAGCAGTGGAGAGTGTGGGAGGATGATGAGCACGTAGCGTTCCTCACGCCGTTTCCCAACTCTCCAGGCCTCACCGTTTTAGTTCCCCGTCGTCCGCTCAGCAGCGATGTGCTCAGCCTGCAGGTGGAGGAGTATAAGCAGATGGTGCTGGCAACCAGAGAGGTGTCCTGCCTGCTGGAGGCGGGGCTTGGAGCATGGGGGGTGGGGCTTATCTTTGAGGGCTTTGAGATCGATTACGCTCACGCTAAGCTGATTCCGCTGGTGTGTGCGGATGACGGAGCGCAGATGAGCCCCTGCTCTTCACCTCCAGAGCTTTTCCAGAAATATCCGGGTTTCGTGACGTCGCTTAGTGGACCGGCGGCCAGCAGGGGGAGCCTGAAGGAGATCCATGACAGAATCACACACACAGCATCTGTGGACTGCAACGACTAG
- the atf4a gene encoding cyclic AMP-dependent transcription factor ATF-4 (The RefSeq protein has 4 substitutions, 1 non-frameshifting indel compared to this genomic sequence) gives MSLCVGDAGALLLGPWPLTADPQGPLLDQDEESSVLEGSWSPSSSSLSSFSPPASGDAPSELLSLSWQPSDVLLTEQSTAGDVFPGMDWMTEKLDLNDFDLDSLIGSCDSEDSPGSPEDLLACLDSSMDLDLDSLPFGSADLDLPLGLDLPLPEEIKSEPLSPAPSVPSPPEEAPQDEHTEVPVLHPAGIMLSLSPSHIVVLLTPKEEQNISDCSDSDSGISVSGSPAHQSDLEPSSRAKPYSRPDPEASPALKGRVKTSSGAPKVEKKLKKMEQNKTAATRYRQKKRVEQESLNSECSELEKKNRELSEKADSLSREIQYLRDLLEEMRTAKQRKSKR, from the exons ATGTCTCTGTGTGTTGGGGACGCTGGAGCCCTGCTGCTGGGGCCCTGGCCTCTGACGGCTGACCCCCGAGGGCCCCTGCTGGACCAGGATGAGGAGAGCTCCGTGTTGGAGGGCTCGTGGtctccctcctcctcctcttcctcttctttaTCCTCTTTCTCTCCTCCTGCTTCTGGAGATGCTCCGTCTGAGCTGCTGTCGCTCTCCTGGCAGCCGTCAGATGTCCTGCTGACAGAGCAGAGCACAG cAGGCGATGTGTTTCCTGGGATGGATTGGATGACAGAGAAATTAGACCTGAATGACTTCGACCTGGACTCTCTGATTGGGTCGTGTGACTCTGAGGATCCACCCGGTTCCCCAGAGGATCTGCTGGCCTGTCTGGACTCCAGCATGGATCTGGATCTGGACTCTATCCCGTTCGGTTCCGCAGACCTGGATCTCCCTCTGGGCCTGGACCTCCCGCTTCCTGAAGAGATCAAATCGGAGCCTCTCTCTCCAGCACCGAGCGTCCCGTCTCCTCCTGAAGAAGCTCCTCAAGATGAGAACACTGAGGTTCCAGTTCTCCATCCTGCAGGTATCATGCTGAGCCTCTCTCCGTCTCACATTGTGGTTCTGCTGACTCCAAAAGAAGAGCAGAACATTAGCGATTGCTCCGATAGTGACAGCGGGATCTCAGTCTCAGGATCTCCAGCTCATCAATCAGATCTAGAACCCTCATCCAGAGCTAAACCATACTCCAGACCCGATCCTGAAGCATCCCCGGCGCTCAAAGGCCGAGTGAAGACCAGCTCTGGAGCTCCAAAAGTGGAGAAGAAGCTGAAGAAGATGGAGCAGAATAAAACCGCAGCGACACGCTACCGGCAGAAGAAGCGTGTGGAGCAGGAGTCGCTGAACAGCGAGTGCTCGGAGCTGGAGAAGAAGAACCGTGAGCTCTCAGAGAAAGCAGATTCCCTGAGCCGGGAGATCCAGTACCTGCGGGACCTTCTGGAGGAGATGCGGACCGCCAAACAGCGCAAGAGCAAACGCTAG
- the atf4a gene encoding cyclic AMP-dependent transcription factor ATF-4 isoform X1, which produces MSLCVGDAGALLLGPWPLTADPRGPLLDQDEESSVLEGSWSPSSSSSSSLSSFSPPASGDAPSELLSLSWQPSDVLLTEQSTGDVFPGMDWMTEKLDLNDFDLDSLIGSCDSEDPPGSPEDLLACLDSSMDLDLDSIPFGSADLDLPLGLDLPLPEEIKSEPLSPAPSVPSPPEEAPQDENTEVPVLHPAGIMLSLSPSHIVVLLTPKEEQNISDCSDSDSGISVSGSPAHQSDLEPSSRAKPYSRPDPEASPALKGRVKTSSGAPKVEKKLKKMEQNKTAATRYRQKKRVEQESLNSECSELEKKNRELSEKADSLSREIQYLRDLLEEMRTAKQRKSKR; this is translated from the exons ATGTCTCTGTGTGTTGGGGACGCTGGAGCCCTGCTGCTGGGGCCCTGGCCTCTGACGGCTGACCCCCGAGGGCCCCTGCTGGACCAGGATGAGGAGAGCTCCGTGTTGGAGGGCTCGTGGtctccctcctcctcctcttcctcttctttaTCCTCTTTCTCTCCTCCTGCTTCTGGAGATGCTCCGTCTGAGCTGCTGTCGCTCTCCTGGCAGCCGTCAGATGTCCTGCTGACAGAGCAGAGCACAG GCGATGTGTTTCCTGGGATGGATTGGATGACAGAGAAATTAGACCTGAATGACTTCGACCTGGACTCTCTGATTGGGTCGTGTGACTCTGAGGATCCACCCGGTTCCCCAGAGGATCTGCTGGCCTGTCTGGACTCCAGCATGGATCTGGATCTGGACTCTATCCCGTTCGGTTCCGCAGACCTGGATCTCCCTCTGGGCCTGGACCTCCCGCTTCCTGAAGAGATCAAATCGGAGCCTCTCTCTCCAGCACCGAGCGTCCCGTCTCCTCCTGAAGAAGCTCCTCAAGATGAGAACACTGAGGTTCCAGTTCTCCATCCTGCAGGTATCATGCTGAGCCTCTCTCCGTCTCACATTGTGGTTCTGCTGACTCCAAAAGAAGAGCAGAACATTAGCGATTGCTCCGATAGTGACAGCGGGATCTCAGTCTCAGGATCTCCAGCTCATCAATCAGATCTAGAACCCTCATCCAGAGCTAAACCATACTCCAGACCCGATCCTGAAGCATCCCCGGCGCTCAAAGGCCGAGTGAAGACCAGCTCTGGAGCTCCAAAAGTGGAGAAGAAGCTGAAGAAGATGGAGCAGAATAAAACCGCAGCGACACGCTACCGGCAGAAGAAGCGTGTGGAGCAGGAGTCGCTGAACAGCGAGTGCTCGGAGCTGGAGAAGAAGAACCGTGAGCTCTCAGAGAAAGCAGATTCCCTGAGCCGGGAGATCCAGTACCTGCGGGACCTTCTGGAGGAGATGCGGACCGCCAAACAGCGCAAGAGCAAACGCTAG
- the rps19bp1 gene encoding active regulator of SIRT1: MSASVIRRGLELFSEKDGAKHKQKRNSSSKKRIRQLQRAGQSSQSNNNTVKDKHIRSAVDEYRKKQKKSQLSSNLKYFLRTSSTTQKQHTAKEVQQSSSRRSCDQPDLPEAKPKETSVFTEQEFQTFQQEYFSRL, translated from the exons atgtcagCGTCTGTGATTCGAAGAGGACTTGAATTATTCAGCGAGAAAG atggaGCGAAGCATAAGCAGAAAAGGAACAGTTCTAGCAAGAAGCGGATCCGACAGCTACAGAGAGCCGGACAATCATCGCAGAGCAACAACAACACCGTCAAGGACAAGCACATTCGATCAGCCGTGG ATGAATACAGGAAGAAACAGAAGAAGAGTCAGCTGAGCTCAAACCTGAAGTATTTCCTGAGGACCAGCTCCACAACACAGAAACAGCACACAGCAAAG GAGGTCCAGCAGAGCTCCAGCCGGCGCTCCTGTGATCAGCCGGATCTGCCCGAAGCCAAACCCAAAGAAACATCCGTCTTCACCGAGCAGGAGTTCCAGACCTTCCAGCAGGAGTATTTCTCCCGGCTCTGA